The following proteins are co-located in the Fischerella sp. PCC 9605 genome:
- a CDS encoding site-2 protease family protein, which yields MMNFQAEVFMQGFRLGSIFDFEIRVDLSWFLIFFLILWTLTTGVFPGNYPGLSSATYIGMGVVGTLLFFVSLLAHELSHSFLARAKGIPVEGITLFIFGGVSRTRMEAETPGDEFQIAGVGPLTSLAIALLCGFLWWVGRNAGWSIAVNGVTAYLATINLMLAIFNLLPGFPLDGGRVFRAIVWKITGNYKKATRIATIGGKVLGYAIIGLGLLQLFGGFVLSGLWLIFIGWFLINAAEASYQDLLIRSALEGVPARELMTPYPETVSADLSLQRLVDEYFMHRRYEGFPVSEDNRLVGIITLNQVKDVPREKWADQTVRNIMRPIENGVTVRPQEKMSQVLQKMEECEVRRVLVTKNGSLEGIITAGDIARWLRRRRDLGEVMS from the coding sequence ATGATGAATTTTCAAGCAGAGGTATTTATGCAAGGCTTTCGACTGGGTTCGATTTTTGATTTTGAAATTCGCGTTGACTTATCCTGGTTTCTGATTTTCTTTCTGATTCTGTGGACGTTAACGACAGGGGTATTTCCAGGAAACTATCCAGGACTGTCAAGCGCAACATACATTGGTATGGGTGTGGTGGGAACGTTACTGTTCTTTGTGTCGCTACTTGCTCACGAACTTTCCCACTCGTTTTTGGCAAGAGCCAAGGGAATTCCCGTAGAAGGAATTACCCTTTTTATTTTTGGTGGCGTTTCTCGCACTCGTATGGAAGCTGAAACTCCTGGTGATGAATTTCAAATTGCTGGGGTAGGGCCTTTAACCAGTTTAGCGATCGCTCTATTGTGTGGTTTCCTATGGTGGGTTGGCAGAAATGCGGGCTGGAGTATTGCAGTTAACGGTGTGACTGCTTATCTAGCCACTATTAACCTGATGTTGGCTATTTTCAACCTTTTACCTGGTTTTCCGTTGGATGGTGGTCGCGTGTTCCGTGCCATTGTTTGGAAGATTACTGGTAACTATAAAAAAGCTACGCGCATTGCTACCATTGGCGGTAAAGTACTGGGTTACGCCATTATTGGTTTGGGTTTGCTTCAGCTATTTGGCGGTTTTGTTCTCAGTGGACTGTGGCTAATCTTCATCGGTTGGTTCCTGATCAATGCAGCGGAAGCTAGTTACCAGGATTTATTAATTCGCAGCGCCCTAGAAGGAGTACCCGCGCGGGAATTGATGACTCCTTATCCAGAAACCGTCAGCGCCGATCTGAGTTTGCAAAGACTGGTAGACGAATACTTTATGCATCGACGCTACGAGGGTTTTCCCGTTTCTGAAGACAATCGTCTTGTCGGTATTATTACCCTAAATCAGGTCAAGGATGTTCCTCGTGAGAAATGGGCCGATCAAACCGTGAGAAACATCATGCGACCAATAGAGAATGGGGTGACTGTCCGCCCACAAGAGAAGATGTCACAAGTGTTGCAAAAAATGGAAGAGTGCGAAGTACGCAGAGTTTTAGTTACTAAAAACGGCTCTTTAGAGGGGATCATTACTGCCGGTGATATAGCCAGATGGTTGCGGCGCAGGCGAGATTTAGGCGAGGTAATGAGTTAA
- a CDS encoding Spx/MgsR family RNA polymerase-binding regulatory protein produces MSIQVYGIPNCGTCKKALKWLEDNGINYEFINTKENPPTREMSQNWVKSLGQQPMRNTSGQSYRALGDEKKNWTDEQWIEAFAKDAMLLKRPLFVKDGTAVQVGFKDKEEVLAQKLGL; encoded by the coding sequence ATGTCTATTCAAGTCTACGGTATTCCAAATTGCGGAACTTGTAAAAAGGCTTTGAAGTGGCTAGAAGACAATGGTATTAATTATGAATTTATCAACACGAAAGAAAATCCACCTACTCGTGAGATGAGCCAAAACTGGGTCAAGTCTTTAGGTCAACAGCCAATGCGAAATACCTCCGGTCAATCTTACCGGGCACTGGGCGATGAGAAAAAAAATTGGACGGATGAACAATGGATTGAAGCATTTGCTAAAGACGCGATGCTTCTCAAACGTCCCCTTTTTGTCAAAGATGGAACAGCAGTACAGGTAGGTTTTAAAGACAAAGAGGAAGTGCTCGCACAGAAATTAGGTCTTTAG